The Dreissena polymorpha isolate Duluth1 chromosome 8, UMN_Dpol_1.0, whole genome shotgun sequence genome includes the window gtaaagatggtgtagttttacggcaaatgaagttgcactctttggttctataaaaaaaatatataaattacaaacAATACGGGATTCCCTCATGTGAGACAGTCATGTTCAAGATGTTTATGAATTCTTACCTGGAAGTGTGAAGTAGACCTTTTAAGAAGGAAGGCAGTTGTTGCACAAAAAAAAACCCGTCGCCTTATGACAGTCAAATGTggtatatttactttaaaaaacacgATAAATGGCGAAGTTACAGTCCCAACGAGCTTTTTATGGCTAAATTTGATCTTTTTAAgtgaccttttcacgtttcggtaaattgacaaaattgaaaaaaaaaatgtttcagattttgcAAATTGTCGTTTaagtttatgatatttgtgacgaACCAGTAGTActtaacatttgccatgctctaaatagccactatatgcatcttttgacaatttaaaacctTGAAAATGATACAGCcttgcaactcgaaacgattgaatgattttgagagttctgttagtgtcgttataatttgtgaaactacgaggattgcttaaatacaatataaaatacatccttcatagTAAAAGCACGggtggctgagtggtctaagtagtagacgtttactccaggactccaagggtcagtggttcgatctctgttgagggttcctttttttctattttttagattttattcttgatttttttactggagccttttagatccaatgtttacattgatcaatataaagcatttaatgacacacttaaaTTCtggtcaaaatgtgtgaaaaggccccttttaattcTTTAGTGTGACCTTAAACTTTGCGCAAGGTAAGCACATATTTAAATGATACTTGTTATTCAGCCATCTATAAATAGCACATATACGGCGAAAAGacagaaattataaaaaatatgttttctggcCGTACTGACTTTTTGCCTCTTgaagtgaccatgaccttgaacgtTGATGCAGAGAGAGTGTGGTTAAACGCGACTCGCCGACATATAATGGTTTACTTTTATGCCAAGTTATTAAAAGAATCCCTCattatatggcaaagttatgtcTGAAAAAGGAATTTTCTACCTCTTTATGACTATATTTGACCTTTAGCCTCCAAGTTTGACCTTGACAATTAGGTAAGGAGACATGCCGTCTTATGCTGGTTGACATGCATTGATACATGACAAAGTAATGCGTATGGCAGGACATTTCGAAAAGATGTACAGATACACAGTGCGACTGATATATGCCCCTTTCTTAAAACACTGGTATAAAAGTGATTGCGCATcgaacaataaaaacaaacaatgataCACAAAAGTGAATTGAACCATTATGACTAACAACGCAGTGCAAGAGAGGACACTGCGCTCATCccatgttcaatattaaaaagagtTGTCTCAAATGTTAAATAAGCTTAATTTATTACTTAAGTGATATACCCTAATAGATGAAATTGGTTTGTGTGAAATCTATGTGAAAAAAACAACTACAGCGACTAATGAGCAAAGTAAacgaattaaaacaaaacaaccgaAACGTACCGAAAGTTACGTTTTTTCTTGTTGGTTACATGAGTGTTTATatgtactttaaatatttttagttATAATTTATCGTaacgaaatatattttaatttaaattctaCCAATGAACGATTTATTTCATCCACTACATGTCATCTGCCAAAGATGAAAACTTATGTAAGGTACAGCTACAGCGAACATAACTAATAAACCATTAAACAAGAGGCATTGATTGCCTCGAAGCTCTCACCTCATATTTAGGTAAacaaatgagtcttgttctgagaaaactgggtttaatgcatgtgcgtaaagtgtcgtcacagaaaagcctgtgtaatccgcacaggctgatcagggacgacatgttccgcttttatgacttttttcgtttaaatgaagtcttttcctagcaaaaatccaatttaggcgtaaagtgccgttcgcacaggctaatctgggatgacactatacgcacatgcattataacctgttttctcagaacgcgattcaaGTCGTCAaaacttgacctggtgaccttttGGACCCACACGGACATGGACCCACACGGACATGGCCTAGGTAGTGTACAAATAACGTTCTGACCAACTTAATCCATCTTTATAACGGAAAAGGCTACCCCCAAAATTATGCGTCATTTTATAAACtaaaatgacaaacttaaaatgGAGATGTAAGTTATTCTACGCAATAAACACATTGTATTTGTACATGTGCTCTATATTTGAAAAACGCACATATAAAAAAACATCACACACGCATTATGTTTATAGTAAAAGCAAGTGCAAGCAAGTAAGTGTATTCACTGCCATAAAAGCGGTTTCCATTAACGTCTTTCTGGTAATTTTGTACAAAAAGCAAATACAGCATTGAATTAGAAATGCGAAATTATACATTCATTAATGTTTGCTTATCATCACTCAACTAAAATCGATTAACACTTGCACATGTTTCAATTACCCGCGAAAGCTATGCCTAACGTCAAATATGATATCCAGTTCCGGTATAACATTATGCTGTTTTGCTGTTCATACATACCGgctttcaaaacaaaacaataacaagaaatcaaattaaaaataaggTATATTATTTTACCAAGATCCACTTATAGCGAATGCAAGAATAATGGCTAGGATGttcagaataaaaaaatacaacaaaaaatagATTGTCTAAAGCCAATACAAAGTCAGGCCACTCTATTTCTTTCGGACGTTTTTCAAGCTCGGGTCCGGGCTCGCTGGGAGTTGGCGTTGGAGATCTGTCGGGTTGCATTTCCGCCGCGTAGATCGGGGATCGCACTATCCTAGGAGGGTCGCCCTCGGAGCGCAGGCCGATGCCGATTGGGTATTTTTCAGATACAGGAGGGACCGACAGAATGTCATCGCTCAGGTCTCGCATACCCTTCTTATAGAAGGCTTCCATCGGTGGAGGGTCGGCGAAGAATTCATCAGGTTCCACTTTGTTATTCTTGCCGAGAATGTCCGAAAGTGTCCATGCTGTTTTCTGGCTGGTTGTAGATAGTGTTGACATCTCTAGTTGGGAAACATTCGTCCTCGTCTTGAAAATTAACTAACAAAAGACAGGCACGACTGGTATTTCGATTGAGACTGTATTTCTTGTTCCTCTTCCGTGTTTTCGACCCGTCTCGGAATGCTACCGGCGTGCGAAAACGGACTGGCTAATTGCGTCTTGAGCGGACGCGACTTCTTAATAGGCTGGTGGTGGAGACGTTGGAGGCGTCAGCATTCGTGTGGACCTTGTAGTAGTGGACCGACGTGTTGATCTGGGAGAAGTCGCCCTTCCTGTGAACGTTGGTGTAGTTGCCCGGATATCGCTATTACGCGCTGATTGTGTTATTATACATCGGCTATCGTCATTTGATGAGCATAGCACTTTGTTCTTTAAATTGAAGATAGCTTTGGTTTAGGACTTTAGAGACGGATTCAATGGCGTATCGTCGCCTTGATTGTGAAGGCGCAGCTGGATAATGGTGATAAGCACTATCACGGTACTGATCATTCATTCGAGCAGCAGGTAGACGCTCAACACTGGAATCGACGTCATCCCTTCCGGCATCACCACGGTGATAACGAGCAGGAAGATGGCGAAGAAGAGAAAGAGCACCAtggcagtggttcgagcccaggttagggttacttttttttcattaattatattcttgttttttttttactggaccttTTAGATCTAATGTATAcatgcatttaatgaaaaacttcaaaacattccaaaatctttgaaaaggctcATTTAAAGATTCCTACGAATAAATATgccttatgattattattttaagacTTAATTATTGTTTGCATAGGTACATTACTATCCGACATAATCATATCACACGTCCTGCGTTTGTTTCGCTAGGTTCATCCAGATACTACTCACACTATATGACACCGATGAGTCGGATGTGTTCGGTATATAGTCTCACCAGAGTCATCTTGCAGTTTTAATAAACCTGCTATATCATGAATTTAATCTGcctgtatacacatgcatacttaaAACACATACGGATGCGACTGGTTCGATAAACAACAGGATAATACGTGCTTGCTTTCATGTGCTGAGAACAACCAGTCAATATGCGACAAGTACGCACATAGTACATGTATTACGCTAAATTAAGCGGATACTGACAAGGATATTGTAAACTATTTGAAGCTTACTATCGCTATATTACAGTCATACAATAGAGTCGTGCAATATATATAACCATGCAATTTCAATTTTGCAGCTAGGCGTTTTTTTTACACAGgtttatgtttatataacaaTTTGCAGAAGAAAGGCAATCGGATTGAATTCTATGAGAGGAAAAAAATACTTGTTAAGTCATTGTATTACATTAACTCTTGAAACCAGTTATCGTACTGAATGAACTTCGTTTATTACAAGTCAATACTGTGACGACGTATTTGAAGCAGGAAAATGGTTGGAGTTGTTACGTTTGAAACTGTGAACTGTTCGAAGATCTGTTTTAAATGACACACATACATATGCGAGTAAATTATGGTGCTTTTATACTCAGTTATGTGTAAACGTATGCAGAACATACATATAATATTaccaaacaatatttcaaaacgaATTTACAATGCAAGTCTCGTGTTAATTTGCTTCGAATAGATATGACACATATTATTACGATAATTATATTATAACGCTTATTCGGAAATACTCTGTAGAGATGTATGGAGTATTGAACCAGTCAATGAACTGCCATGGGAACACATATGTTCCCACATCAGCAGACAAACTAAAGTGCTCAATCATCGTTATTGTCATGATACTGATCATCGCCGGAAACGTCTGCTGCCTGGTAGTTTTCAACCACCCAGACACCCGAAAGCTGTTCATGAAGCGCGTACGCTATATAATGACGTCATTGTGTTGCACGGACCTCGGTATCGGAGCCCTGGTGTGTCCCTCCACAATCTATCCAGCGCTGTACCATTGTTGGCCGCCAGGGAACACTATGTGCCAGATCGAGGCGCTTCTCATATCCGCTCTTTTCCACGAGTCGACCTTGAACATGGTCGTTATCGCCATCGACCGCTACTGCGTCGTCCACTTCCGTTGGTACAACACGTACATGAACTCTCGCCGCTTCCTATTTGTCATCCTTGCGACCTGGGTCGGCGTGTTTAGCTGCTATGCACTGGTCATTTTTGCTGGGAAGCAGTATTACTACGACGAGTTCGGCATAAACTGCGAGCCGTTCTACGAGAACGCGACGTTGACGCTGACCGTGCTTAGCATCTTCTTCTTCCTGCCCACTGTCATATTTGTCTTCTGCTATGTGTCCATTTATGTGACGGCAAACCGGAGAAAGGTTTTCACCGTCTCGTCTGATGACAAGGTAGTAATCAGACCTGCTATCAAATGTTTGGTCGTtttgtagtacatgtatattatttgttaGATCTTTATACAGACGGGTGACCGTGCGTTTGCTTCTTACTTTATTGATAAGGACATAGAATGTTTAAATATACCTAAACAAACAGTGTGCATATCATAATCATACGAACATATCTTTCacttaattcattattatgtaAACCCTTTTTTATTCGTCGGCTTATTGACTGTGCCATATGTCAATTGCTTGTTATAAACTGATAAATGTTGCTTAAAAATTGCAGTATGGGCGGATGGTCAACGCGAACATCAGGACGTCCAAATACCTAGCGGCAATCACGGCCGGCTTCTTCCTGACGATAGCCCCGTGGACGCTGATGACGCTAATCATAGTGGCCGCTAAAATCAGCATCGACCACGACATTGACTACGCGATCACATGGCTCACGCTTAGCAACAGCTTCTGCAACTGTCTTATATACGGCATCATGAACAGGAAGTTCAGGCGAGCAGCATTGCGGGTGTTCCTGGGGCGGTTGATGAAGTCTCTGAACGTTTGGTCGACGGAAAAGTCGGTAGACAAGTCCACAGACGACATTGAGGGTAACTCGTCTACGTATTATAAGTACAAGCTCCGGACAATGAACAAGAAGACTTGCATACAGGGTGTGGGAAGCAATGCTAGCACCAGCCCCACGCACACCCCGTTGCCGTCGCCTTCAGGTACGCCGTTTGTTTAGCGAAAGGCGATGGAAGACAAACCGAAACGCATTGACAATAAATCACTTGTTTTGAGCATAAGACATGTGAATACAAACTCCACAGAGACAACGGTCATGTAGCTGGCGtgccttatttggctttagaaaTTCTTTACTAAAGaatttttgtaaataatctaGATATGTCCACATGTACCTGCAGCTGATGCCATgtgtaaatacaaaacatacgcCCCGGCGAGTCCATGCATATGCAATCACATAATCATTAAGTATGAATCTCAAGTATACAATCGATAAACGATCAGGCTGTccggtaagcgcagtggttggtacacgcgcctCTGACCTACGCGAACCGGGTTCAATTCCCATAAGCTGCCCATATGAGCTTGGTTGGTCATCATACCAGGCAGATGGGTTGTTCTTGGGTTACTCTGGTTTACTCGCACAGCGCAAGGCCATTGCAAAAAGCCAATGCCTTTCATTaaaaaatagctggaaattgcaacaTTTGTCCATACTTTTGTGAATCTAGTAAATTAATTATGTAGGAGGGGTGGAACACATTCCGGATGCTCGCATATAGCGGCCTCAGGCGCGAGTGGACTTCAAAATACATGAAAGATCATTTTTAGTCATACATGTCAGTTTATGTCAATGAATGAGTTTATAAATGAAACGattgtgttttaaacaataacCCTGCGTAAACATTAATGGTTATAATATAGATctaaagaaatacaaaatcaaaATAGTATGAAAACAAAGGCAATGCTCCAAAGCATCAAAGAGGCGCAATTTAAAAGTTTGTTTTGCGACCCAAGTAAAACCATGTAAGGCATAATCGAATCTGCAAATGAATGATTATATCATATCAATTATTCACGTATGTAAAGagctttattttgaattgtacACGGTAATTGACCTATACACATGTATAATGATTAATctattattttaagaattttaaaacatgtcaatGATAGAACCAATCAACTGTTCCGTGGTCCATAATTGTATGTCACACGCGTTTGTACATGACTTAACCATAACTTCACAAGCTAGTTCTCCATACAAGCTATATCCAACGTTAATCTATAACCGAACGTCAAAACAGCTGTCGGCCCGTCGTACTCTCATACAATAACCAGACTTTGCATCTTCATTGAAAACGTGGTTAAAAGGGAAATGTTTTTGCTCTTTATACACCTTAGTTATTATTAAATGCCATATGAAAATATACCTTATGAGTTCTCATGTGTCGTTCTAggctgaaaaaaaacaaaacattatggtatgtaaattaaacaaacacacagTTATTTGAAGTTGGAATAAGTCATCAACGTCTGAACAATTCTTTATATGCAGTTTTactaattgtatttataaatattgacaaCGTATATGTTACATAATCCTCAGAATTCATAACTGTATTGTTTACATGGAtgcttgatttatttaaaaaaatcactcCAATATCACACTGTCCATACGTGCAGGAACACAGtttgaaaatacaaaaaacatgataaaaatcGCTATAACTGTTTTAGGAAAAGGCAATAAAACAGTGCTAACtattctaaaaataaacacataaatattatataaatatattcagaACATGAaagaaacatttttgtttaagaaaGTCACAAACGTAATGTATATTATAAgtctaataaatgttgtaaattaaCGTTTTACAGTGCCATTAGTTTACATTTGAATtaaagtttagtttagtttacaAGTTTATTTCAGTTTTAAGTATGCACGTTTTCTCTCAAGTAAATAAAACACGAGTGGCATGTACAAGTTATTATGTATTTCATCTAAACACATATTGAACAATTACAGTAAACTTgaagaaaattatttaataataaatattcatactaAATATTGCTCATAATTATGAAGAAAATCAATTGTTTATAACCACTGAATAAGACACTGGGGAACATTTTATGAAAAGAGTAAGTAAATactattttttaactgttttaaataaaaattaaaaaacaaaatagtgaaactTATATCGGGATGTGAAACCTTCTTGTAGAAGAGGAAGAACAATCATTATAAGTTGACACTTCCATTACACTTGTTCAGGTGAAAAAATAAGTTTACGTTTTCGGATGGCATGTACAAACTGGACGCCAATTATAGCTTTAATCTATATACTGCCTTCTATTAtcatatgtcaacatttttttataacgttttCGTGAAACTTGACAGAGAAAATGGGACAAAGTAGAGATAATGAGTGGTGATTTTAAGAGTGTGTCTAAACTCTCGAAGCCGTGTATTTTTTGTCTCGGACACctgtgtttttgaatatttttgtcTAT containing:
- the LOC127841757 gene encoding melatonin receptor type 1B-B-like; protein product: MYGVLNQSMNCHGNTYVPTSADKLKCSIIVIVMILIIAGNVCCLVVFNHPDTRKLFMKRVRYIMTSLCCTDLGIGALVCPSTIYPALYHCWPPGNTMCQIEALLISALFHESTLNMVVIAIDRYCVVHFRWYNTYMNSRRFLFVILATWVGVFSCYALVIFAGKQYYYDEFGINCEPFYENATLTLTVLSIFFFLPTVIFVFCYVSIYVTANRRKVFTVSSDDKYGRMVNANIRTSKYLAAITAGFFLTIAPWTLMTLIIVAAKISIDHDIDYAITWLTLSNSFCNCLIYGIMNRKFRRAALRVFLGRLMKSLNVWSTEKSVDKSTDDIEGNSSTYYKYKLRTMNKKTCIQGVGSNASTSPTHTPLPSPSGTPFV